Proteins encoded in a region of the Streptomyces sp. NBC_00513 genome:
- a CDS encoding GntR family transcriptional regulator has protein sequence MTPPVVHSLREQIREHIVEGIVSGRWKPGERIVERRIAVELEVSQTPVREALRELETLRLIESAPNKGVRVRNLSAADLEEIYPVRAGLEQIAAELAAPRLAADCTALEPHVAALWEADRTEDGTAQVRHTVGFHREMVRAAGNSVLLHTWESLGIEVFTALSIRWLGTVQKSYAEEHEALVAAFRGQDPDIGLLVKRHVLGCAPRA, from the coding sequence ATCACCCCACCCGTCGTGCACTCGCTGCGCGAGCAGATCCGCGAGCACATCGTGGAGGGGATCGTCAGCGGCCGTTGGAAGCCCGGCGAGCGGATCGTCGAGCGCCGGATCGCCGTCGAGCTGGAGGTCAGCCAAACGCCCGTACGGGAGGCGTTGCGCGAGCTGGAGACGCTGCGGCTGATCGAGTCCGCGCCGAACAAGGGCGTCCGCGTACGGAACCTCTCCGCGGCCGACCTGGAGGAGATCTACCCGGTCCGGGCCGGTCTGGAGCAGATCGCCGCCGAGCTGGCCGCGCCCCGGCTGGCGGCCGACTGCACGGCGCTGGAGCCGCACGTGGCGGCCCTGTGGGAGGCGGACCGCACCGAGGACGGCACGGCGCAGGTGCGGCACACGGTGGGCTTCCACCGCGAGATGGTGCGGGCGGCCGGGAACAGCGTGCTGCTGCACACCTGGGAGAGCCTGGGCATCGAGGTGTTCACGGCCCTGTCCATCCGCTGGCTCGGTACCGTCCAGAAGTCGTACGCGGAGGAACACGAGGCGCTCGTGGCGGCGTTCCGCGGTCAGGATCCGGACATCGGGCTGCTCGTGAAGCGGCATGTCCTGGGCTGCGCGCCGCGCGCCTGA
- the aceE gene encoding pyruvate dehydrogenase (acetyl-transferring), homodimeric type, producing the protein MSDPVGKLPSELDQLPDRDTEETAEWAASLDAVAKAAGTRRAEYLLRRTLQHAEAAGLALPKLLETDYVNTIPTAAEPEFPGDEAMEARITAWNRWNAAAMVTRGSKYGVGGHIATFASAAWLYETGFQHFFRGKEADGSGDQLYIQGHASPGIYARAFLDGRVSEQQLDNFRQESGGNGLPSYPHPRRLPWLWEFPTVSMGLGPLSAIYQARFNRYLHNRSIKDTANSHVWAFLGDGEMDEPESTAALALASREQLDNLTFVINCNLQRLDGPVRANFRVVQELEAQFRGAGWNVIKSLWGSAWDELFQLDTTGALVRRLREVPDAQFQTYATRDAAYIREHFFGANAELVQLAAVLSDAKIAECFHTSRGGHEPRKVYAAYKAALEHKGAPTVILAQTVKGYTLGAGFESKNANHQMKKLTIDEFKSMRDKLDLPIPDSAFVDGQVPYGHPGADSPEVRYLNERRAALGGPAPARKVKPVALPAPADRSFAPLLKGSGKQEMATTMAFVRLVKDLMRDKETGKRWVPIVPDEARTFGMESLFPSAGIYSPLGQTYEPVDRDQLMYYKEAKDGQILNEGITEAGAMADFIAACTSYATHGEPMIPFYIFYSMFGWQRTADQMWQLADQLGKGFIVGATAGRTTLTGEGLQHADGHSHLIASTNPASLNYDPAFAYEIAVIVKDGLRRMYGEKPEDVFYYLTVYNEPKVQPAIPEGVEEGILKGLYRFNTAADLAEAAPAADAPKVQLMASGTAIHWVLDAQKLLAADWNVAADVWSATSWGELRRDALECDEALLRGEVRTPYVTRALEGVTSPVLAVSDWMRQVPDQISQWVEQDYTSLGTDGFGLSDTREGARRHFGVDAQSIVVAALAQLARRGEVPASAIKEARERYGL; encoded by the coding sequence ATGTCCGACCCCGTAGGAAAGCTTCCGAGCGAGCTCGACCAGCTCCCGGACCGCGACACCGAGGAGACCGCCGAATGGGCGGCCTCCCTCGACGCCGTCGCCAAGGCCGCCGGTACGCGCCGCGCCGAGTACCTGCTCCGTCGTACCCTCCAGCACGCCGAGGCCGCCGGTCTCGCGCTGCCGAAGCTCCTTGAGACGGACTACGTCAACACCATCCCCACCGCCGCGGAGCCGGAGTTCCCCGGCGACGAGGCGATGGAAGCCAGGATCACCGCGTGGAACCGCTGGAACGCGGCCGCCATGGTGACCCGCGGCTCCAAGTACGGCGTCGGCGGCCACATCGCCACCTTCGCCTCGGCGGCCTGGCTCTACGAGACCGGCTTCCAGCACTTCTTCCGCGGGAAGGAGGCCGACGGATCGGGCGACCAGCTCTACATCCAGGGCCACGCCTCCCCCGGCATCTACGCGCGCGCCTTCCTCGACGGCCGCGTCTCCGAGCAGCAGCTCGACAACTTCCGCCAGGAGTCCGGCGGCAATGGCCTGCCGTCCTACCCGCACCCACGGCGCCTGCCGTGGCTGTGGGAGTTCCCGACGGTGTCCATGGGCCTCGGCCCGCTGTCCGCGATCTACCAGGCGCGGTTCAACCGCTACCTGCACAACCGCAGCATCAAGGACACCGCGAACTCGCACGTCTGGGCCTTCCTGGGCGACGGCGAGATGGACGAGCCCGAGTCGACCGCCGCCCTGGCCCTCGCCTCCCGCGAGCAGCTCGACAACCTGACCTTCGTCATCAACTGCAACCTGCAGCGTCTCGACGGTCCGGTCCGCGCAAACTTCCGCGTGGTCCAGGAGCTGGAGGCCCAGTTCCGCGGCGCCGGCTGGAACGTCATCAAGTCCCTGTGGGGCTCCGCCTGGGACGAGTTGTTCCAGCTCGACACCACCGGCGCCCTCGTGCGCCGCCTGCGCGAGGTGCCGGACGCGCAGTTCCAGACGTACGCGACCCGCGACGCGGCCTACATCCGCGAGCACTTCTTCGGCGCCAACGCCGAACTCGTGCAACTCGCGGCCGTGCTGTCCGACGCGAAGATCGCCGAGTGCTTCCACACCTCCCGCGGCGGCCACGAGCCCCGCAAGGTGTACGCCGCGTACAAGGCCGCCCTGGAGCACAAGGGCGCGCCGACGGTCATCCTCGCGCAGACCGTCAAGGGCTACACGCTGGGCGCCGGGTTCGAGTCGAAGAACGCGAACCACCAGATGAAGAAGCTCACGATCGACGAGTTCAAGAGCATGCGCGACAAGCTCGACCTCCCGATCCCGGACAGCGCCTTCGTCGACGGCCAGGTCCCCTACGGCCACCCGGGCGCGGACAGCCCCGAGGTGCGGTACCTCAACGAGCGCCGCGCGGCCCTCGGCGGCCCGGCCCCGGCCCGCAAGGTCAAGCCCGTGGCCCTGCCGGCCCCGGCCGACCGCTCCTTCGCCCCGCTCCTCAAGGGCTCCGGCAAGCAGGAGATGGCCACCACCATGGCCTTCGTCCGGCTCGTCAAGGACCTGATGCGGGACAAGGAGACCGGCAAGCGCTGGGTGCCGATCGTCCCCGACGAGGCCCGTACCTTCGGTATGGAGTCCCTCTTCCCGTCGGCCGGCATCTACTCGCCGCTGGGCCAGACGTACGAGCCGGTCGACCGCGACCAGCTCATGTACTACAAGGAAGCCAAGGACGGCCAGATCCTCAACGAGGGGATCACCGAGGCCGGCGCCATGGCCGACTTCATCGCCGCCTGCACGTCGTACGCGACGCACGGCGAGCCGATGATCCCGTTCTACATCTTCTACTCGATGTTCGGCTGGCAGCGCACCGCCGACCAGATGTGGCAGCTCGCCGACCAGCTCGGCAAGGGCTTCATCGTCGGCGCCACCGCCGGTCGCACCACGCTGACCGGTGAGGGCCTCCAGCACGCCGACGGCCACTCGCACCTGATCGCGTCCACGAACCCGGCGTCGCTCAACTACGACCCGGCCTTCGCGTACGAGATCGCGGTGATCGTCAAGGACGGTCTGCGCCGCATGTACGGCGAGAAGCCGGAAGACGTCTTCTACTACCTGACGGTCTACAACGAGCCGAAGGTCCAGCCCGCCATCCCGGAGGGTGTCGAGGAAGGCATCCTCAAGGGCCTGTACCGCTTCAACACCGCGGCCGACCTCGCCGAGGCGGCCCCCGCCGCCGATGCCCCGAAGGTCCAGCTCATGGCCTCCGGCACGGCGATCCACTGGGTCCTGGACGCCCAGAAGCTCCTCGCCGCCGACTGGAACGTGGCCGCCGACGTCTGGTCCGCCACCTCCTGGGGCGAGCTGCGCCGCGACGCGCTGGAGTGCGACGAGGCGCTGCTGCGCGGCGAGGTGCGCACTCCGTACGTCACCCGCGCGCTGGAGGGCGTCACGAGCCCGGTGCTGGCCGTGTCCGACTGGATGCGTCAGGTCCCGGACCAGATCAGCCAGTGGGTGGAGCAGGACTACACCTCGCTGGGTACGGACGGCTTCGGCCTCT